The genomic interval CGTCCGCCAGCTTTGCAGATACTCGGTCGCCTGCTTCTCGTCGCCCGGCTCCTCGACGACGAGCGGCATCGCCTCGGGTGTGCCATAAATCGCCGGCGGCAGCGTGATCACGCGAGTCAACACAATCTCCGCGCCGAATGCACGAGCCAGTTGCACGGCCGGCGGCACAGCCAATTCGGCCAGCGGCGAGCCGTCCAGCGGCAATAGCACGCGCTGGATGCTTGCGTCGCCGCGCATCGGCGGGCCGCTGCGGGTCAGGAGCACCGGGCAGGTCGCATGCCGCAGCACGCGGTCTGCCACCGAGCCAAATACCCAGCGACCCACGCCGCTGCGCCCGCGCGTCGACATGGCGATCAGGTCCACGTCCATCGACTGCGCAAAGTCCAGGATGCACTCGGCCGGGATGCCCGTTTCGAGCGCGGTCTTGACGCTGATCCCTTCGGCATGCAGCGGCCCGGCGATGGCGTTCAGGTACTCGCGCGCCTCGCGCTGCGCGATCTCCATCAACTCGTCCATATCAATGAGATGACCGTCGTCGGTCACCTCGTTCTGCTGGATCGACGGCACCGCACAGAGCAAGGTAACTTCAGACCTCATCCGGCGCGCAATAGCCAGTGCGCAGGGCAAGACCTGCTCGGCTTGAGTGGACTCGTCGAGTGGGATCAGTATTTTGGCGAACACGCGAGCCTCCTCCCGATAACGCACGTCGGGGGCTCTGTATTGATTACAAGTTAAGCGGAAAAGGTCTGAAATGGATTAGAAGTAGGTCTAAGTTTCGTGGCAAGTCATCTGACCCACCGAATGGTCGATATTGTTCGACAATCGAGCGTACTTGGGACACTGTTTTGACCTAATTTTGACCTGATGGCGCTAAAGTGTAGGAGGCGAACTCTATCATTATTGTTAGGAATACTAAGCGATGCTCAATGCTCGACTCCTCGCAATACCGATCTGGGGCTGGTCGTTGCTCGCGATGTTGTTCGGCGGCGCGGTCGGGATGGGCGGCTTCACATTCACGTATGCGCAGGGCTTCGCGTACTTCTCGAACGACCCGCGCGCCTGCGCGAACTGCCATGTGATGCGCGAAGTCTATGACGCCTGGAGCCACGGCAGCCATAAGGCGGTGGCCGGCTGTAACGACTGTCACACACCGCACGACTCGCTGATCGCCAAGTACTACGTCAAGGGCGTAAACGGCTTCAATCACAGCCGCGCGTTCACGCTGGGCGATTTCCCCGAGCCGCTCAGCATCACGCAGTTCAACCGGGATGTGGCGTACCACAACTGCCTGGCGTGCCACGGCGAACTGACCGTGGCGATCAGCCATGTGAACGACCGCGACCCGACCGACTGCGTGCAATGTCACGCCGATGCCGGACATCGGACCCGCAAATAACGCCAAGGAGCACGTATGACTCAAACCACTAAATCCGGCCGCGGACGCAGCATCGCGCTACTGGCGGCCGCCTTCGTTGTCGGCGCGCTGCTGATGGCGGGCCTGGCCGCCCTGCTGCTCAATATCCAGGAGAAAAAGACCGAAGCGACGCAGTTCCCGCTCAAGGTGCTCGACCTTGCGGCGAACGAGCTTAACCCGGAGGTCTGGGGCCGCAATTTCCCGCGCGAGTTCTCGACCTTCAACAAAATGCAGGACACCACGCTCAGCACGCCGTTCGGCGGGTCGGTGAAGTATAGCAAGCTCGAAAAAGACCCGCTGATGATCAAGCTCTGGGCGCCGTACCCGTTCAGCGTGGAGTACAACACGGCGCGCGGCCACTTCTACGCGCTGACCGACCAGATGGCGACCAGGCGCATTCAGGTGGTCAACCAGCCGGGCGCGTGCGCCAACTGTCACGCCGCCGAGGCGCCGCAGTTGATCGCGTCGATGGGCTGGGAGACGTTCAACAAGACGCCGTACAACGAGATCAAGGACAAGCTGCACTACGGGTCGTCGTGCGCCGACTGCCACGATCCGCAGACGATGAGCCTGCGCATCACGCGTCCCGCGCTGCTGAACGCGCTGAAGGCGCGCAACATCGACATCACACAGGCCACGCGCCAGGAGATGCGCACCTACGTCTGCGCGCAGTGCCACGTCGAGTACTACTTCGCGGGCGACAACAAGGTGCTGACGTTCCCGTGGAGCAACGGCCTCAACATCGACAACATCGAGGAGTACTACACCAAGCTCGGCTTCCGCGACTGGGTGCACAAGGATACCGGCGCCAGCATGCTCAAGATGCAGCACCCGGAGTATGAGATGTACAGCAGCGGCATCCACGCGCGCTCGAACGTGGCCTGCGCCGACTGCCACATGCCGTACGTGCGCGACGGGTCGGTGAAGGTATCCGATCACTGGATCCGCAGCCCGCTGACGAACATCAGCAACGCCTGCCAGCCGTGTCACCGCTGGGGCGACGAGGAATTGAAGAATCGCGTGCTGGAGATCCAGACCCGCACGGCCCGCCAGATCAAGGCAAGCGAGGAAGCGCTCTCCGACGCGATCGATGCGATGGTCGCGGCGAAGAACGCCGGGGCCGGCGACGCTGACCTGGCGAAGGCGCGCGACCTGCACCGCCGCGCGTCGATGCGCTGGGACTTCGTCTCGTCCGAGAACAGCACCGGCTTCCACAGCCCGCAGGAGGCGATGCGCATACTCGGCGACTCGATTAACTTTGCGCGCCAGGCGCAGGTCGAAGCGTTGAAGCTCACGCAGAAGAAGTAGCGGCCGGGCCCAAGTTAAGCGGTTGAAAGCGGAGACCCCACAGATCCTGAAGACCTGTGGGGTCTGTCTGTTTCCGTTCGGTGCCAAGCTGGCAGCGGGCAATTATGCGGGCAGCGCGGGCGGCTGCCAGCCGCCCATCACGGTTTCCAAGTGCTGCGCTACCGCCAGCGCAACGTCTTCACGCCATGGGCGCGCGACGACCTGCACGCCAATCGGCAGTCCCTCCGGTGACGTGC from Chloroflexota bacterium carries:
- a CDS encoding universal stress protein; translated protein: MFAKILIPLDESTQAEQVLPCALAIARRMRSEVTLLCAVPSIQQNEVTDDGHLIDMDELMEIAQREAREYLNAIAGPLHAEGISVKTALETGIPAECILDFAQSMDVDLIAMSTRGRSGVGRWVFGSVADRVLRHATCPVLLTRSGPPMRGDASIQRVLLPLDGSPLAELAVPPAVQLARAFGAEIVLTRVITLPPAIYGTPEAMPLVVEEPGDEKQATEYLQSWRTRLEADGVRTHIVVSRPPVAEALLDMVRGQQANLIVMSTHGRSGVRRWVYGSVADRVLHSTPVPILLLRATDDKASTVEVSSAATYP
- the nrfH gene encoding cytochrome c nitrite reductase small subunit; translation: MLNARLLAIPIWGWSLLAMLFGGAVGMGGFTFTYAQGFAYFSNDPRACANCHVMREVYDAWSHGSHKAVAGCNDCHTPHDSLIAKYYVKGVNGFNHSRAFTLGDFPEPLSITQFNRDVAYHNCLACHGELTVAISHVNDRDPTDCVQCHADAGHRTRK
- a CDS encoding ammonia-forming cytochrome c nitrite reductase subunit c552, encoding MTQTTKSGRGRSIALLAAAFVVGALLMAGLAALLLNIQEKKTEATQFPLKVLDLAANELNPEVWGRNFPREFSTFNKMQDTTLSTPFGGSVKYSKLEKDPLMIKLWAPYPFSVEYNTARGHFYALTDQMATRRIQVVNQPGACANCHAAEAPQLIASMGWETFNKTPYNEIKDKLHYGSSCADCHDPQTMSLRITRPALLNALKARNIDITQATRQEMRTYVCAQCHVEYYFAGDNKVLTFPWSNGLNIDNIEEYYTKLGFRDWVHKDTGASMLKMQHPEYEMYSSGIHARSNVACADCHMPYVRDGSVKVSDHWIRSPLTNISNACQPCHRWGDEELKNRVLEIQTRTARQIKASEEALSDAIDAMVAAKNAGAGDADLAKARDLHRRASMRWDFVSSENSTGFHSPQEAMRILGDSINFARQAQVEALKLTQKK